One genomic segment of Hordeum vulgare subsp. vulgare chromosome 2H, MorexV3_pseudomolecules_assembly, whole genome shotgun sequence includes these proteins:
- the LOC123426626 gene encoding uncharacterized protein LOC123426626, producing MEEKAPETVAAPAAAVAVAVAADQDVAYCSEHPYPPGAAAAAGVAAGSGICAFCLQEKLGMLVSSSKSSPFHPPPSSVTPTTPPPNRLASEPLHSSAAAAMAIPPHKGKTSSSAAAPVASGLRRSKSVAPRPEEPPLSSGIAADSPRKKSFWSFLYPSSSSSAHRSASSSLASGDGAASARRKSVSVASATSASLGRRLEAIEEPESPGRRSEGSSSSSFGRKVARSRSVGCGSRSFSGDFLERLSTGFGDCALRRVESHREPKPKGSALGHLGGAHDAGDGDEDYEYTQQHRIKCAGFFGGIGAAPPASSSYWLSAPSGGSGGSTRVSGTRSHRGWAWALASPMRALRPTSSTSSKTIMSASATVATS from the coding sequence ATGGAGGAGAAGGCGCCGGAGACGGTGGCGGCCCCGGCCGCGGCGGTTGCGGTTGCGGTTGCGGCGGATCAAGACGTGGCCTACTGCAGCGAGCATCCCTACCCGCCAGGCGCCGCGGCGGCCGCGGGTGTGGCTGCCGGCAGCGGCATCTGCGCCTTCTGCCTGCAGGAGAAGCTTGGCATGCTCGTCTCCTCCTCCAAGTCCAGCCCCTTCCACCCGCCGCCTTCCTCCGTCACCCCGACCACCCCTCCGCCCAACAGGCTCGCCTCTGAGCCTCTTCATTCTTCCGCTGCCGCTGCCATGGCGATCCCGCCGCACAAGGGCAAGACCTCGTCCTCCGCGGCCGCCCCGGTGGCGAGCGGGCTCAGGAGGAGCAAGTCCGTCGCGCCGCGGCCGGAGGAGCCGCCGCTGTCGTCGGGGATCGCCGCTGACAGCCCCCGCAAGAAGAGCTTCTGGTCCTTCCTCTACCCCTCCTCCTCGTCCAGCGCCCACCGGAGCGCGTCCTCGTCTCTGGCCAGTGGGGACGGCGCCGCGTCGGCGAGGAGGAAGTCGGTCTCGGTGGCTTCGGCGACGTCGGCATCGCTGGGTCGGAGGCTGGAGGCGATCGAGGAGCCCGAGAGCCCCGGCCGCCGCAGCGAggggtcgtcgtcctcgtcgttcgGGAGAAAGGTGGCGCGCTCGCGCTCCGTGGGGTGCGGCAGCCGCAGCTTCTCGGGGGACTTCTTGGAGCGCCTCTCCACCGGCTTCGGCGACTGCGCGCTCCGGCGCGTCGAGTCCCACCGCGAGCCCAAGCCTAAGGGAAGCGCGCTCGGCCACCTTGGCGGCGCCCACGAcgccggcgacggcgacgaggacTACGAGTACACGCAGCAGCACAGGATCAAGTGCGCCGGCTTCTTCGGCGGCATCGGCGCCGCGCCCCCGGCCTCATCCTCCTACTGGCTCTCAGCGCCCAGCGGCGGGAGCGGCGGCAGCACGAGGGTTTCTGGCACGCGGAGCCACCGGGGCTGGGCGTGGGCGCTGGCGAGCCCCATGAGGGCGCTGAGGCCGACGAGCTCCACGTCCAGCAAGACCATCATGTCGGCATCCGCGACGGTGGCGACGAGTTAG